The Nocardia vinacea genome contains the following window.
TGGAATATCGCTGAGCCGCTCACCGATTCGGGTGCCGCCCGCCTTTGCGAAGGCACTGTGCCCTTCGTGCGCGCCCCGGCCCTCCATGGACCAGGCCAGGTAGATCATCAGGTCCGCGACCGCGGAGGGCGGCAGCAGGGTTTCGTAGCGCCCTGCGGGCAGCTCGACCCGGCGCTTGGACCAATCCAGCCGCCGCGACAATTCGGTGAGCAGTCCGGGTACGTCGACGTCGGTGAAGTCCGCGGTGCCGACACCGACCCACGCACTCGCGAGATCCGCACCTTCGCCGCGCTTTCCATTGATCTCCACCGAACCGGTGGGCTGCACGAAGCGGCGGCGAATACCGGTGGAGGTGCCCAGCCAAGTCGTATGCATCTGGTGGTAGGCGAAACCGTAGAGCCGATCCGTGCCGTCGAATCCGCCCGCCAAGTCGCGTGCGAGGTCGGTGAAGACCTCGATCCCCGTGCTGCCCGGTGCCGACGCCCAGTCGCTTCCGGCGTCCGGCAGACCATCCGAATCCGGAGTCAGCAGCGGCATCGCATCCTTCGCCGGTTCGGCGGTGCGGGCCGCCGCCTCGCTGGCGCGGACCACCGCCTCGATCTCGGCCGGATCGACGCTGGTGGAGCTGAGGCTGCCGACGCGCGCGGAGTTCGGGCCGTCGCGGAAGATCGAAATGACCGCCCAGTCCCGGGAAAACGAGGAGCCATTGGTAGTCATCGAGTTGCCCGCCCAGCGCAGCGACGCCTCGTGCGCATCGGTGACGATGACCACCGCCTCGTCCGCATGCGAGAGCGCCAGCGCCTGCTCGACGACCGCACCCGCGGGCATCATCACCTCGATCACTGACCTGCCTCCGTCCGGGTGTTGAGAATGTTGATGCCGCGCACCAGGATCGACGGGCAGCCGTGGCTGACCGCGGCGACCTGGCCGGGTTGCGCCTTACCGCAGTTGAACGCGCCGCCGAGGCGCCAGGTGGACGGTCCGCCGACCGCCTCCATG
Protein-coding sequences here:
- a CDS encoding metallopeptidase TldD-related protein, with the protein product MMPAGAVVEQALALSHADEAVVIVTDAHEASLRWAGNSMTTNGSSFSRDWAVISIFRDGPNSARVGSLSSTSVDPAEIEAVVRASEAAARTAEPAKDAMPLLTPDSDGLPDAGSDWASAPGSTGIEVFTDLARDLAGGFDGTDRLYGFAYHQMHTTWLGTSTGIRRRFVQPTGSVEINGKRGEGADLASAWVGVGTADFTDVDVPGLLTELSRRLDWSKRRVELPAGRYETLLPPSAVADLMIYLAWSMEGRGAHEGHSAFAKAGGTRIGERLSDIPLTLYSDPSASGLEYRPFVATSSSSESLSVFDNGLPARRVDWLRDGVIESLVYPRATATEFDAPTTVPGDNLLLTGGSGASIDAMIANTERGLLLTTLWYIREVDPATLLLTGLTRDGVYLVENGEVTAAVNNFRFNESPIDLLRRTTEAGATETTLPREWKDWFTRTAMPPLRIPDFHMSSVSQAT